A window of Photobacterium sp. GJ3 contains these coding sequences:
- a CDS encoding D-hexose-6-phosphate mutarotase yields MDLRQLPTTTVLSEHISLCRLDGIDVIRILHPQCQAAISLFGGHLLSFQPTGHQAMIWMSEAADYSGSSALRGGIPICWPWFGKAATPSHGFARTSLWELESFNDQKSHVTVTLTLHDSPTTQAIWPYRFHNRLHFELDKTLKVQLTSTNTDQRPWRMSGALHTYLAVGDIMQTTLSGLGNEYLDGLANQQRLPSNGTLQFDDAVDRIYNRAESTIHLEDPQLYRRLKIRNQGHDSAVVWNPWQAGAASMVDMTPEGYTTMVCVESALSGTGIVLEPGQSHHLSTEIGAE; encoded by the coding sequence ATGGATTTACGTCAGCTCCCGACTACCACTGTGCTTTCAGAACACATCAGCCTGTGCCGGTTGGATGGTATCGACGTGATACGTATTCTTCATCCCCAGTGTCAGGCTGCGATCTCTCTGTTTGGCGGCCATCTCTTGAGCTTTCAGCCCACAGGGCATCAGGCGATGATCTGGATGAGTGAAGCCGCCGATTATTCAGGTTCGTCTGCATTGCGGGGCGGGATTCCAATCTGCTGGCCCTGGTTTGGGAAAGCGGCGACCCCATCCCACGGTTTTGCCCGCACCAGCCTTTGGGAACTCGAAAGCTTTAACGACCAGAAAAGCCATGTCACAGTAACGCTGACGCTGCATGATTCTCCGACAACACAGGCCATCTGGCCCTATCGCTTTCATAATCGCCTTCATTTTGAATTGGATAAAACTCTGAAAGTGCAACTGACCAGCACCAACACAGACCAACGTCCGTGGCGGATGTCCGGTGCCCTGCACACGTATCTGGCGGTTGGTGACATCATGCAAACGACTTTATCCGGACTGGGGAATGAATATCTGGATGGCCTGGCAAACCAGCAGCGTCTTCCGTCAAATGGCACCTTACAGTTCGATGATGCAGTTGACCGCATCTACAATCGCGCTGAATCGACCATTCATCTGGAAGATCCACAACTGTACCGACGTTTGAAAATCCGGAATCAGGGACACGATAGCGCCGTCGTCTGGAACCCCTGGCAAGCGGGCGCTGCCAGTATGGTCGATATGACCCCGGAAGGTTACACCACGATGGTGTGTGTGGAATCCGCTCTTTCAGGTACAGGGATCGTGCTTGAACCGGGACAATCGCATCATCTCAGCACCGAAATCGGCGCCGAGTAA
- a CDS encoding YeaC family protein, producing the protein MDVQQILAAMTPEVYQRLLAAVETGKWADGTPLTEAQRESTLQAVMLYQSRHNTDAEHMSVAAGGDIRFKSKAELKRDFAIEDEAPVADIARFPLQGN; encoded by the coding sequence ATGGATGTTCAACAGATTCTGGCAGCGATGACCCCTGAAGTTTATCAGCGTTTGCTGGCAGCCGTTGAAACCGGTAAATGGGCTGACGGTACACCGCTAACGGAAGCGCAACGGGAGTCGACGTTGCAAGCTGTGATGTTGTATCAGTCGCGCCACAACACGGACGCCGAACATATGTCAGTTGCTGCGGGAGGTGACATCCGCTTTAAATCCAAAGCAGAGTTGAAGCGTGATTTCGCGATTGAAGATGAAGCGCCCGTCGCAGACATCGCCCGTTTCCCGTTGCAGGGGAACTAA
- the msrB gene encoding peptide-methionine (R)-S-oxide reductase MsrB → MTFKSDAYWKDLLSEEQYYVCREGGTEAPFSGTLLHHKKTGIYHCTCCKIALFHSEQKYDSGCGWPSFDAPVDQNAIRYLTDHSYGMSRTEIRCAGCDSHLGHVFDDGPMTTGQRYCVNSVSLAFSDQDSPADAL, encoded by the coding sequence ATGACTTTTAAATCAGACGCTTATTGGAAAGATTTGTTATCTGAAGAACAATATTATGTGTGTCGGGAAGGCGGTACTGAAGCGCCATTTTCCGGAACCTTATTGCATCATAAAAAAACAGGGATATATCACTGCACTTGCTGCAAGATCGCATTATTTCATTCTGAACAAAAATATGATTCAGGTTGCGGTTGGCCAAGCTTTGATGCACCGGTTGATCAGAATGCGATTCGATATTTAACTGATCACAGTTATGGAATGAGCCGCACAGAAATTCGTTGTGCAGGTTGTGACAGTCATTTAGGACATGTGTTTGATGACGGGCCGATGACGACAGGGCAGCGCTATTGTGTGAACTCAGTATCGCTTGCCTTTAGCGATCAGGATTCACCAGCGGATGCCCTGTAG
- a CDS encoding glutathione S-transferase family protein: MMILHGASISPFVRKIMLALSYKGLSYELQPLNPYLEKELAHKRHPMGKVPVLEHEGQTVIDSTVIAHYLDDLYPVPPLYPGDAGERARIRWLEEYVDTRLSALLAGVLFYQRILRGQILEKEVDQQAIEDCLHHHLPPVLRYLEEQIPDEGFISTHFSMAEISLWSIFRSGWMAGLRLQPHFPKLDAYLNSVGQEPWIANLITEEDHELSVYYCSPVMVTVPDKA; encoded by the coding sequence ATGATGATTCTGCATGGCGCGTCCATTTCTCCTTTTGTCAGAAAAATCATGCTGGCCCTGTCTTACAAGGGACTGAGTTATGAACTCCAGCCGCTCAATCCGTATCTGGAAAAAGAGCTGGCGCACAAACGTCATCCGATGGGAAAAGTGCCTGTTCTTGAGCATGAAGGCCAGACCGTCATTGATTCCACAGTCATCGCCCATTATCTGGATGATCTGTATCCCGTGCCCCCGCTTTATCCTGGTGATGCTGGCGAGCGCGCCCGGATCCGCTGGCTGGAAGAATACGTCGATACCCGCCTGAGCGCCTTACTGGCAGGCGTGCTGTTCTATCAGCGCATTCTGCGGGGTCAGATTCTGGAAAAAGAAGTGGATCAGCAGGCCATTGAAGATTGTCTGCATCACCACTTACCGCCAGTGCTGCGATATCTGGAAGAGCAGATTCCTGATGAGGGATTTATCTCGACGCACTTTTCCATGGCCGAAATCAGTTTATGGAGTATCTTTCGCAGTGGCTGGATGGCAGGTTTGAGGCTGCAGCCACACTTCCCGAAATTGGATGCCTATCTGAACAGTGTCGGTCAAGAACCCTGGATTGCCAATCTCATAACAGAAGAAGATCACGAACTGAGCGTTTATTATTGTTCACCCGTTATGGTCACAGTGCCGGACAAAGCATAG
- the ansA gene encoding asparaginase, which translates to MTKKHIYIAYTGGTIGMQKSDHGYIPVAGFMEQQLKSMPEFHRSEMPDFTIHEYAPLIDSSDMTPEDWQRIADDIQANYDKFDGFVILHGTDTMAYTASALSFMLENLGKPVIVTGSQIPLAELRSDGQSNLLNALHLAANYPINEVTVFFNNQLLRGNRSTKAHADGFNAFISPNLPALIEAGINIQVKQSAVLNQQPEGEFRVQQITPQPIGVITMYPGISPEVIRNTLRQPVNAMILLTFGVGNAPQNPDLLAQLKEASDRGVIVVNLTQCLSGKVNMDGYATGCALADAGVLSGFDMTREAALAKLHYLLSQQLPAEQVRELMQQDLRGELSR; encoded by the coding sequence ATGACAAAAAAACATATCTACATCGCCTACACAGGCGGCACCATAGGCATGCAGAAATCTGACCATGGCTACATCCCTGTGGCTGGTTTTATGGAGCAGCAACTCAAAAGCATGCCTGAGTTTCACCGCTCAGAAATGCCGGATTTTACCATCCACGAATATGCCCCGCTGATCGATTCTTCCGACATGACGCCTGAAGACTGGCAACGCATTGCAGACGATATCCAGGCCAATTACGATAAATTTGATGGATTTGTCATTCTTCATGGTACGGACACCATGGCCTATACCGCCTCTGCCCTGTCGTTTATGCTGGAAAATCTGGGCAAACCTGTGATTGTCACCGGTTCTCAAATCCCGCTTGCAGAACTGCGTTCTGACGGGCAGAGCAACTTACTGAATGCCCTGCACCTTGCTGCCAATTACCCGATCAATGAAGTCACTGTGTTTTTCAATAACCAGTTACTCCGGGGAAACCGCAGCACCAAAGCGCATGCGGACGGCTTTAACGCCTTTATCTCACCGAATCTGCCTGCACTGATTGAAGCGGGGATCAACATTCAGGTGAAACAAAGCGCCGTTCTCAATCAACAGCCTGAAGGTGAATTCCGGGTTCAGCAAATCACCCCGCAGCCCATTGGTGTGATCACCATGTATCCGGGAATTTCACCTGAAGTGATCCGAAATACCCTGCGCCAGCCAGTCAATGCCATGATTCTGCTGACCTTCGGCGTGGGCAATGCGCCACAAAACCCGGATCTGCTGGCCCAGCTCAAAGAAGCCAGTGATCGTGGTGTGATTGTTGTGAACCTGACGCAATGCCTGTCTGGCAAAGTGAACATGGATGGCTACGCCACCGGCTGTGCCCTGGCCGACGCTGGTGTCCTGAGCGGTTTTGACATGACCCGTGAAGCGGCACTGGCGAAGCTGCATTATCTGCTCAGCCAGCAATTACCGGCTGAACAGGTCCGTGAGCTGATGCAACAGGATCTGCGTGGCGAACTGAGCCGCTGA
- a CDS encoding VOC family protein, which produces MPISRVDTVSIPVSDQSQALLFYRDALGFELIRDHQADRHKRWIQLAPKGAETTISLVMPFGGMQAGSVQGLVVHTDDITSTYDELTNRGVSLSEIVTLMGGRFATFNDPDGNGWVLIEADGTMQA; this is translated from the coding sequence ATGCCAATTTCTCGGGTTGATACGGTGTCGATTCCAGTCTCGGATCAAAGTCAGGCGCTTCTTTTTTACCGTGATGCGCTTGGATTCGAGTTGATCAGGGATCATCAGGCGGACCGTCATAAACGATGGATCCAACTGGCACCAAAGGGCGCAGAGACGACCATTAGCCTAGTCATGCCTTTCGGGGGAATGCAGGCCGGTTCCGTTCAGGGGCTGGTGGTTCATACGGACGATATCACGTCGACCTATGATGAACTGACCAACCGGGGGGTGAGCCTGTCAGAGATTGTCACCTTGATGGGGGGGCGGTTTGCAACCTTCAATGACCCGGATGGCAATGGCTGGGTGCTGATTGAAGCGGACGGCACCATGCAAGCCTGA
- a CDS encoding NADPH-dependent 2,4-dienoyl-CoA reductase, whose translation MDNVTYPHLLAPLDLGFTKLKNRVLMGSMHTGLEEAHDGFKKLSAFYAARARGGVGLIVTGGFAPNFRGRLTPLSAEFSSGRAARAHRTITEAVHREGGKIALQLLHAGRYAMHPFAVSASGIKAPISKFTPKEMSRRQILKTIDAFARSSELAREAGYDGVELMGSEGYLINQFICQRSNHRTDEWGGSYENRMRFPVELVKAVRARVGKDFIIIFRLSMLDLVEQGSTFDEVVQLAQALEAAGVTILNTGIGWHEARVPTIATQVPRAAFSWVTEKLKGQVSIPLVTCNRINTPDVAESILASHQADMVSMARPFLADADFVVKAEQNRADDINTCIGCNQACLDHVFAGKRASCLVNPQACYETELVLTPAAQKRKVAVVGAGPAGLAFATAAAERGFEVDLYEKNDYIGGQFNLAMQIPGKEEFRETIRYFSRRLEQTGVNVKLGQSVSAADLKGYDEVVVSTGVKPRIPEIPGMADSDKVIDYQTLIRDKVQLGQRVAVIGAGGIGVDVSSMLTEPEDASLAHWLKDWGIDTSITQAGGLCQPESEHSARQVWLMQRRSGKMGKGPGKTTGWIHQKVLQKRGVEMLSGVSYDKIDAQGLHITVEGQQRILEVDHIVLCAGQTSVETLSAPLKAAGLNVHVIGGAEFAGEVDAKRVIRQGTELAARL comes from the coding sequence ATGGACAATGTCACCTACCCGCATTTGCTGGCACCGCTGGATCTGGGCTTTACGAAGCTGAAGAACCGAGTGTTGATGGGGTCTATGCATACCGGACTGGAAGAAGCCCACGATGGCTTTAAAAAACTGTCTGCCTTTTATGCCGCCCGCGCCAGAGGTGGGGTGGGGCTGATTGTCACCGGCGGTTTTGCTCCCAATTTCAGGGGTCGGCTCACGCCACTGAGTGCTGAATTCAGCAGCGGCCGCGCGGCCAGAGCGCACCGGACAATCACTGAAGCTGTTCACCGTGAAGGCGGTAAAATTGCCCTTCAGCTTCTGCATGCCGGTCGGTACGCGATGCACCCTTTCGCGGTGAGCGCATCGGGGATTAAAGCACCTATCTCAAAATTCACACCGAAGGAAATGAGCCGGCGTCAGATCCTGAAAACCATTGATGCGTTCGCCCGCAGTTCTGAACTGGCGCGGGAAGCGGGTTACGATGGCGTGGAACTCATGGGCTCGGAAGGGTATTTGATCAACCAGTTCATTTGTCAGCGTTCGAATCACAGAACTGACGAATGGGGCGGCAGTTACGAGAATCGCATGCGTTTCCCGGTGGAGCTGGTGAAGGCGGTCAGGGCTCGGGTGGGTAAAGACTTTATCATTATTTTCCGTCTTTCCATGCTGGATCTGGTCGAGCAGGGCAGTACTTTTGATGAAGTGGTGCAACTGGCTCAGGCGCTGGAAGCGGCTGGGGTGACCATTCTCAATACCGGTATCGGCTGGCATGAAGCGCGTGTCCCGACCATTGCGACTCAGGTTCCCCGGGCTGCGTTTAGTTGGGTCACCGAAAAACTGAAAGGACAGGTTTCGATTCCGCTGGTCACCTGTAACCGAATCAATACTCCGGATGTTGCCGAATCTATTCTGGCATCTCATCAGGCCGATATGGTGTCAATGGCCCGGCCGTTTCTCGCAGATGCTGATTTTGTGGTGAAAGCCGAGCAAAACCGTGCAGACGACATTAATACCTGCATCGGTTGTAATCAGGCTTGTCTGGATCACGTGTTTGCAGGCAAGCGGGCCAGCTGTCTGGTGAACCCTCAGGCCTGCTATGAAACTGAGCTGGTTCTGACCCCGGCGGCTCAGAAACGCAAAGTGGCTGTGGTGGGTGCCGGTCCGGCAGGTTTGGCATTTGCGACCGCAGCGGCAGAGCGTGGTTTCGAAGTTGACCTCTATGAGAAAAATGATTACATCGGCGGGCAGTTTAATCTGGCGATGCAGATTCCCGGGAAAGAAGAGTTCCGGGAAACCATCCGTTATTTCTCCCGACGTCTGGAACAAACCGGAGTGAACGTGAAACTGGGTCAGTCCGTATCGGCAGCCGATCTGAAGGGGTACGACGAAGTCGTGGTTTCTACCGGTGTGAAACCCCGGATCCCGGAAATTCCGGGTATGGCGGACAGCGACAAAGTGATTGATTATCAGACGCTGATTCGCGATAAGGTCCAGTTAGGTCAGCGGGTTGCCGTGATTGGTGCAGGGGGGATCGGAGTGGATGTGTCCAGCATGCTGACCGAACCGGAAGATGCTTCTCTGGCGCACTGGCTGAAGGATTGGGGCATCGATACCTCGATTACCCAGGCAGGCGGACTGTGCCAGCCAGAAAGTGAGCACAGTGCCCGGCAGGTGTGGCTGATGCAACGACGTTCCGGAAAAATGGGCAAAGGGCCGGGCAAAACAACGGGCTGGATTCATCAGAAAGTACTGCAAAAACGTGGTGTGGAAATGCTCTCTGGTGTCAGCTACGACAAGATTGATGCGCAGGGATTGCATATTACCGTCGAAGGTCAGCAGCGCATTCTGGAAGTCGACCACATTGTGCTTTGTGCCGGGCAGACTTCAGTCGAAACCTTGTCTGCACCGCTGAAAGCGGCTGGCTTGAATGTGCATGTGATTGGTGGTGCTGAATTTGCCGGTGAAGTGGATGCCAAGCGTGTAATCCGCCAGGGTACGGAACTGGCTGCACGGTTATAA
- a CDS encoding NAD(P)H nitroreductase yields the protein MDALSLLLNRRSLPKMTAPAPQGDALENILRAGLRAPDHGALTPWRLIVSEGEGLQKLADILVAAATADNAEEAVLEKASKAPFRAPMVITVVAQVQASDKIPVIEQHISAGCAAQAMQMAAVAQGFAGFWRTGSWAYHPVVREALGVQGDDMIVGFLYLGTPGCREVKAPERDLTQFVEYL from the coding sequence ATGGATGCATTATCATTGCTGCTGAATCGCCGTTCACTGCCGAAAATGACAGCACCGGCACCTCAGGGAGACGCACTGGAGAATATTCTTCGTGCCGGGCTTCGTGCGCCGGATCATGGTGCGCTGACCCCATGGCGGCTGATTGTTTCTGAAGGCGAGGGTCTGCAAAAGCTGGCAGATATTCTGGTCGCAGCTGCAACGGCAGACAATGCCGAGGAAGCCGTACTCGAAAAAGCGTCGAAAGCACCTTTCCGTGCGCCGATGGTGATCACTGTCGTCGCTCAAGTCCAGGCCAGTGACAAAATTCCTGTGATTGAACAACACATCTCTGCGGGCTGTGCAGCTCAGGCAATGCAAATGGCCGCCGTGGCACAGGGTTTTGCGGGCTTCTGGCGCACAGGCAGTTGGGCTTATCATCCGGTCGTTCGTGAAGCGTTGGGTGTGCAGGGCGATGATATGATTGTTGGCTTCCTGTATCTGGGCACGCCAGGCTGCCGGGAAGTTAAAGCGCCGGAGCGCGATCTGACTCAGTTTGTCGAATATCTGTAA
- the sppA gene encoding signal peptide peptidase SppA: MKVLLKGIAKVLRGCWKLLSFARQLFFNLIFLALVGVIIFIFQQGSDEPVLPEKAALVLDLDGPIVEKRSYVNPFDQVVDSALGQVPVQENVLFDVVDTVRAATKDENITGLILNLKGMPETNLTKLRYIAKAIEEFKQAGKPVYAVGDHYRQSQYYLASYADKVFLSPDGGVLLTGYGSYSLYYKSLLEKLDVTTHVFRVGTYKSFVEPYTRDNMSDAAREANTAWLNQMWQAYTQDVARNRQIDASVLTPDVPDLVEALKGVQGDFARLSQKMGLVDELVSRTQLRQQFIKEFGSDGDHGFNQISYYDYLPTVTSPFGPSKNGIAVVVASGAIVDGQQGQGSIGGDTTAAQLREARLDDHIKAVILRVDSPGGSAFASEVIRNEVDALKLAGKPVVVSMSSLAASGGYWISSSASEIIAQPTTITGSIGIFGILATFEKGLENMGVYSDGVGTTPFAGIGITRGLPDDVAQVFQLGIENGYQRFISLVSENRHLSLEETDKIAQGRVWTGQDALKLGLVDRLGDFDDAIVSAAKLAKLDDYDLRWIDIPLSPLEQFMQEMTSEASAAIGQVVASQVPSVFQPALKQITTDISGLNQLNDPKGQYAFCLNCSSTGL; encoded by the coding sequence ATGAAAGTATTACTCAAAGGCATTGCTAAAGTGCTGCGCGGGTGCTGGAAATTACTCAGCTTTGCCCGACAGTTATTTTTCAATCTGATTTTTCTCGCACTGGTTGGTGTGATTATTTTTATCTTTCAGCAAGGTTCAGATGAACCCGTCTTGCCAGAAAAAGCTGCGCTGGTGCTGGATCTGGATGGCCCGATTGTTGAGAAGCGCTCTTATGTGAACCCGTTTGATCAGGTCGTTGACAGCGCATTGGGACAAGTTCCCGTTCAGGAAAATGTGCTGTTTGATGTGGTCGACACCGTACGTGCCGCCACCAAAGACGAGAACATCACCGGCCTGATTCTGAATCTGAAAGGCATGCCGGAAACCAATCTGACGAAACTGCGTTATATCGCCAAAGCGATTGAAGAGTTTAAGCAGGCCGGAAAACCTGTCTACGCGGTCGGTGATCATTACCGTCAGAGTCAGTACTACCTGGCCAGTTATGCCGATAAAGTCTTCCTGTCGCCCGATGGCGGTGTGTTGCTGACCGGCTACGGCAGCTATTCGCTTTACTATAAGTCCCTGCTGGAAAAACTGGATGTCACCACCCATGTTTTCCGGGTCGGCACTTACAAATCCTTTGTAGAACCTTATACGCGCGACAACATGTCTGATGCAGCACGTGAAGCAAATACTGCGTGGCTGAACCAGATGTGGCAAGCCTATACACAGGATGTCGCCCGCAACCGTCAGATTGATGCCAGTGTGCTGACACCGGATGTCCCCGATCTGGTTGAAGCGCTGAAAGGTGTTCAGGGCGACTTTGCCCGCCTGAGCCAGAAAATGGGACTGGTGGATGAACTGGTCAGCCGTACTCAGCTCCGCCAGCAATTCATCAAAGAATTCGGTTCCGATGGCGACCACGGGTTTAACCAGATCAGTTACTACGATTATCTGCCGACCGTTACCAGTCCTTTCGGGCCAAGTAAAAACGGCATCGCAGTAGTCGTCGCCAGTGGCGCCATCGTCGACGGCCAGCAGGGTCAGGGCAGCATCGGTGGCGACACCACAGCCGCGCAACTGCGTGAAGCTCGTCTGGACGATCACATCAAGGCAGTGATCCTGCGGGTAGACAGCCCTGGCGGCAGCGCCTTCGCCTCTGAAGTGATCCGAAACGAAGTCGACGCACTCAAACTGGCTGGTAAACCTGTGGTTGTTTCGATGTCAAGTCTGGCGGCCTCCGGCGGTTACTGGATTTCCTCCAGTGCCAGCGAGATCATCGCGCAACCCACGACAATCACCGGCTCAATCGGCATCTTCGGAATTCTGGCAACCTTCGAGAAAGGCCTGGAAAATATGGGCGTCTACAGCGATGGGGTGGGCACAACCCCATTTGCCGGCATCGGAATTACACGTGGCCTGCCGGATGACGTCGCTCAGGTATTCCAGCTGGGCATCGAGAATGGCTATCAGCGCTTTATCAGTCTGGTCAGTGAAAATCGCCATCTGTCTCTGGAAGAAACCGACAAAATTGCTCAGGGCCGGGTCTGGACAGGTCAGGACGCGCTGAAACTGGGTCTGGTCGATCGTCTGGGCGATTTCGATGACGCTATCGTCTCAGCCGCCAAACTAGCGAAACTGGACGATTATGATCTGCGCTGGATTGATATTCCGCTCTCTCCGCTTGAGCAGTTCATGCAGGAGATGACCTCGGAAGCCAGTGCTGCGATTGGTCAGGTGGTTGCGTCTCAGGTGCCAAGTGTCTTCCAGCCTGCGCTGAAGCAAATCACGACAGATATCTCCGGACTGAACCAATTGAACGATCCCAAAGGGCAATATGCTTTCTGTCTAAACTGTAGCAGCACGGGGCTATAG
- a CDS encoding DUF2989 domain-containing protein — protein sequence MSHAPYMTTFGIHARNVLFLLSTVFLLSACQGEFKTTDSLCAAHPEICEGLNNNDGQCRIQRTDLIWQRYKQHKTPTDIETFHTLEFTRNYQACLEYAAEIEPTRYKERKSNRATALVNSYNAIDSLTLALANSQEPEIIYDRWSQGNHEAKEEFLKLEGSGKLQTPELQLALASFYSDSDKEKTRQLLLRALELYHGEKQVKPDIILTLATQAHQKGEIAEAYLWSRVGSLMRLPVASTEKLARLYPLTSEDKVYLDMLADRIIQNLSTGHFNRVTVEKSLAALPSQQAPDSSA from the coding sequence ATGAGCCACGCACCATACATGACCACCTTTGGCATTCATGCCCGTAACGTATTGTTTTTATTATCAACAGTGTTTTTACTTTCTGCTTGCCAGGGCGAATTTAAAACCACAGATAGTCTCTGCGCAGCACATCCCGAAATATGTGAAGGGTTGAATAATAATGATGGCCAATGCCGCATTCAGCGCACCGACCTGATCTGGCAGCGGTATAAGCAACACAAAACACCAACCGATATCGAGACATTCCATACGCTAGAGTTCACCCGAAACTATCAGGCCTGTCTTGAATATGCAGCCGAAATTGAACCAACCCGGTACAAAGAGCGAAAATCGAACCGGGCAACCGCACTGGTGAACAGCTATAACGCAATTGACTCGCTCACTCTGGCGCTGGCAAATTCCCAGGAACCGGAAATCATTTACGATCGCTGGAGCCAGGGAAACCATGAAGCCAAAGAAGAATTTCTGAAACTGGAAGGCTCCGGCAAGCTGCAAACGCCAGAACTGCAACTGGCACTGGCCTCTTTTTATAGCGACAGCGATAAAGAGAAAACCCGTCAGTTGCTGCTCAGAGCTTTAGAGCTTTATCACGGAGAAAAGCAAGTGAAGCCGGATATTATCCTAACCCTGGCCACTCAGGCCCATCAGAAAGGAGAAATTGCAGAAGCGTATCTGTGGTCCCGAGTCGGCAGCCTGATGCGACTGCCAGTCGCCAGCACAGAGAAACTGGCCCGGCTCTATCCGCTAACGTCCGAAGATAAAGTCTACCTTGATATGCTGGCAGACCGCATTATTCAGAATCTGAGTACCGGGCACTTTAACCGGGTCACCGTTGAGAAAAGTCTCGCAGCATTACCAAGTCAGCAGGCACCGGATTCTTCCGCTTGA
- the gap gene encoding type I glyceraldehyde-3-phosphate dehydrogenase, whose translation MTIKVGINGFGRIGRFVFRASVERDDIEVVGINDLIDVEYMAYMLKYDSTHGRFKGTVEVKDGNLIVNGKTVRVTAERDPASLQWDAIGVDVVAEATGIFLTDETARKHIEAGAKKVVLTGPSKDDTPMFVMGVNHENYAGQDIVSNASCTTNCLAPIAKVLNDKWGIKDGLMTTVHATTATQKTVDGPSAKDWRGGRGASQNIIPSSTGAAKAVGKVIPELNGKLTGMAFRVPTADVSVVDLTVNLEKPATYEEIKAEMKRASEAEMSGVLGYTEDAVVSQDFIGEVRTSVFDADAGIALTDTFVKVVSWYDNEIGYSNKVLDLVAHISK comes from the coding sequence ATGACTATCAAAGTAGGTATTAACGGTTTTGGCCGTATCGGTCGTTTCGTTTTTCGTGCTTCTGTAGAGCGTGATGACATCGAAGTTGTGGGTATCAACGACCTGATCGATGTTGAATACATGGCATACATGCTGAAGTACGATTCAACTCACGGCCGTTTCAAAGGCACTGTTGAAGTCAAAGACGGCAACCTGATTGTCAACGGCAAAACTGTCCGTGTGACTGCAGAACGCGATCCAGCGAGCCTGCAATGGGATGCCATCGGTGTTGATGTTGTTGCTGAAGCAACGGGTATCTTCCTGACTGACGAAACTGCACGTAAACACATCGAAGCGGGTGCCAAGAAAGTTGTACTGACTGGCCCGTCTAAAGACGACACGCCAATGTTCGTCATGGGTGTGAACCACGAAAACTACGCAGGTCAGGACATCGTTTCTAACGCGTCTTGCACAACAAACTGTCTGGCACCGATCGCGAAGGTACTGAACGACAAGTGGGGCATCAAAGACGGTCTGATGACGACTGTTCACGCAACCACTGCAACTCAGAAAACTGTTGACGGTCCTTCTGCGAAAGACTGGCGTGGTGGTCGTGGTGCTTCTCAGAACATCATCCCATCTTCAACGGGTGCAGCAAAAGCAGTTGGTAAAGTCATTCCAGAGCTGAACGGCAAACTGACTGGTATGGCGTTCCGTGTTCCAACTGCAGACGTTTCTGTTGTTGACCTGACTGTAAACCTGGAAAAACCTGCAACTTACGAAGAAATCAAAGCTGAAATGAAGCGTGCTTCTGAAGCTGAAATGTCTGGCGTACTGGGTTACACCGAAGATGCAGTCGTTTCTCAGGACTTCATCGGTGAAGTACGTACATCTGTATTCGATGCAGACGCAGGTATCGCACTGACTGATACTTTCGTGAAAGTTGTATCTTGGTACGACAACGAGATCGGTTACTCAAACAAAGTACTGGATCTGGTAGCGCACATCTCTAAGTAA